Proteins encoded in a region of the Panicum hallii strain FIL2 chromosome 3, PHallii_v3.1, whole genome shotgun sequence genome:
- the LOC112886098 gene encoding uncharacterized protein LOC112886098: MSSQRPGRHQRRASQSVFVLPENLATLDVDAAAEAGGNKAGTDGSGAEQQARPPVGRHRRAMSVAVASRDLELIKEDLGSYKIGA; encoded by the coding sequence ATGTCGTCGCAGCGGCCGGGCCGGCACCAGCGCCGGGCGTCGCAGAGCGTGTTCGTGCTCCCGGAGAACCTCGCCACCCTCGACGTCGACGCGGCGGCCGAGGCCGGCGGGAATAAGGCCGGCACGGACGGCTCCGGCGCCGAGCAGCAGGCGAGGCCGCCGGTGGGGCGCCACCGCCGGGCGATGTCGGTGGCCGTGGCGTCCAGGGACCTGGAGCTGATTAAGGAGGACCTCGGCAGCTACAAGATCGGCGCTTGA